The DNA segment TAGATTGTCTTTTTTCAGCATCAGGAAACATGTCTCTAGAAAATTTTTCACCTGGCTGGTATCTGTTAGAAAACCATCAAAATGCaaggtaatattttttaaactgaatttttaaatgtatatcatgtattttctgtattttcttatGTATGCTTTCTGTTGACACAAACCTTATGAAGTTTCCGCAGCCTTGATGCTAGTTCACTCGAAAGCTTTCCATTCTCACCTAGTATATGTGTACCTGACTTGTGAAGGAAGGGGAAAGTTGATCACCACCTGTCACATGTGTTAGGACAATGTACCACTaattttcagtcttttcaatcataaatttatgtttaaatcTCGCTTTCAGACACTCTTTGTTGTCAGAAGACAGAATTTAATCTCATCATAGctacaagaaaatattcaacaataatttttgttaagtAAATGGATTTATGGTCTTACAGTTTTGAGGATCTGAAAGCCGGCTTGACATATATGAAGAGGAAAGCTGCACAACGTTCTGAGGGTCCCATCACAGTTGTACGATCTAACCTCACAGCCATTTTGGATTGTCTTGATAGTCTCACTGGTAACAAttcttttttagaaaatttgtttaaactCTAAACTTGTGTGGGTTAAGCCTTTTGCTTTGATAACTATGacaacttatatatatatatgcacacacacatgcttgcatGCACAAGCACATATACTCATATTTGTAAATCCTATGAGCTACTGTATTTGGGAGGTATGGGTGACAGAAGTAGtaactatattttaaacattcttacacatacacactcttcACATCAAAGACAGATTGTAAGATCTTTGTCAACACCATGTCTCTTTGTTTGAACACATTTATCTTCAGAAGAATTACTTAAATCTGAAGgtaagcagaaagaaaaatcagcacAATAGcaattaattatttgaaatagtGAGTTACATCTAAACTGGTACATTTAgcttgttattttattgtaatcCGTTGGATATTAATAAATGGCAGCATTCATACtggtataatatatatacatatgtataatTTTTCATCACTGTTTATATGCATGCCTGTTTAAATATTGGCATGTTAGAAATTCAATGAAATGATCTTTTTGTTGCTGTCATGATGCCACTAAACACTTTTAAGtaatgatttaatttttgcCTGTTACAGAAACGTACAAGAAGTTTGGTGCAGATGATATAAGAGTCAATTCTATGGATTCTTATGCAGTTTTGTTAATGCGTGagtatttagaaaaaaaaaatgtcttctcaCAAATGATTTGAtaaattttgcttcttttttaaataccaaTGTAAGGAGAACTTTTTCGATATTATATCTTATTTCCCCTTACATGGTACTGCTTAcataaaacagaagagaaaaattaaaagaaaacagtgtcAAATGAATATGatgatataatttaaaataatatttttgttgatatccTGCATGCATAAAAGATATGcttgaagaaaatatatagCCAAGCCATTGATGTAATTGCAAATATAATCTATCAGAGGCCAAGTCCTGCGCAGATGGCCTCTTTCAGGAAGTTCTTGGGCGAAAGGACAAAGCCGACTCAACTCGTAATGCCTTGAATGTCCTGACAAAATTCcgtttcctctttcatctgcCTCTGAACATGGAGAGAAATATCCAAAAGGTACTCATTAAATGTATTCTGATTACAGTGCAAATGCAGTTGTCCCAAAAGTTAATATTGAAGTTTAAAGTCTGttagatttttaaatttcattaattaatctttcaaatattttttattgtgttagTAAAGTTTCAAATTACCCAAATTTTTAAACCCTGTGGATTAGTGGGCTTTTTTGTTATCTCAGCATTACATTATTCTTTATCTGTTTGGGCTAGGAAcatatatgaaaaaaagttattcacTACCATGTCATAGTAATCCCCCATTATTAGAATGAGTTTTTATGCAGTTATGATctaatattttttgtggttgCAGGGCGATTACAACATGGTTATTAATGACTTTGAAAAAGCAAAGTCTCTTTTTGTAGAAACAGATGTCAAAGTATTCAAAAAAGGTCAGTACTTTTTAAgtggtgtgtattttttttaatgcttcaaGCAAATGGGGgttattttctcatttcaacTTTTCCAAACTctttacatatatgtatatcttgcatctgaactttaaaatgtttaccatctgtttaaatattaatgaaatttATAAAGATATGGTAAGGCCCTGAATCATAACCAGATGATAACTGTTttataaactgtattttatattcttgCATAGTTATTCTACCTGTAACTATTGTAGCTTGACTCTGACTTATGGAATGTATTTGTGCAAGTGATGATCTAATAGGATGTGATTTACAAGCAATGAAAACAggttaaaatgttgttttggtTCACAGTGTATAAAGAGGTAGAGCGTCGTATTAACAACTTTCGGGACATGCTGCACAAGCGCCTCTTGGATACAAACAACACACTTGATGAGCAGAAGAAACTCATTGGGTATGTAAAGACAGATAAGCTAGTACTTTTAGTAGAAAAGTAGATTAAAGTATGactgatataaaatgtttgtatttgtttaaaagTATTCTTTAAAGCTCTGAATCACAAGTCTCTTAAAGTGGACACCTCCCTTTTTGACAACTTTATCCTCCATTATTGCCACActttgccatttaaaaaaaaagtagctagACTGGGTTTCTTGCAAACAATCATAGGCACTGCTACACAGTTTCCATAACTTTGAAAGGttgtataaataatttgatttttattgatTGATAAATCATATTCACTGAAGAGCGGAAggtttacaggaaaaaaaaatcaagcagttgaattactttttttttcttcacttgcGATTTTCAAGCAatctatatattttatgaaatgttgTACTGCTTGTTCAGACATTGGTTGACAATCTAGTACTGACATATGTACTGAGTGTCAGGTACAGCAGTCAAGTACGGTATGTGTACATAccatatgtatgtgtatatatatatgcactgaGTGTCAAGCATCATAGTCAGGAGTGTTTGGTAATGTCTGCAGCTATCTGACCAGCCTGGAATGTCAGGGTGACCCAGCTTGGGAGTGCCTGGAAAGTCAGCAGAACCACATTATAGAACTTCTAGAAGACTGCAGAGACGATCATGTCGAAGCTGGTAGGTACTGCATGGCCTGAACACACtgtgtcttttctctctctcttgtttgctCTTTCTCAAACCTACCTTTTTCTTAAGGATGTAGCGGATTTTGGCTAGTCAGCCACaatatcttttaaaactaaTGTAGGTATCAGTAAACTTATAAAGCCtgtcacaatttaaaaattttttttaataataatacttttttaaaaagggaaaagCAGATAATTTATTGATGTCATCAGTAAGTGTAGAGGAACATTCCAAGACATGTATGTGTTGATCACCCAGTAGTTTGTACGTTTAGCTTGTTATTAAAGATATCAACTAACATAAGCTTTTGATCTCTGATTTAGTTGATACAAATGCATGTAAAATTGAATTATGTCCCCatataaaaatcagtttttatatTGTGCAGTGAtaacttatttttaacattattccTAGACACATCAGCTAATATTGTTTCCTTATGCCTTTCTAGAGAAATCCGCCATACAGACTGATGCCATTAGTGCAAAAAATTCATCCCAGAGCAACACATTGAGGAGAAAGCCAGTCTCCACATCTCCTGGGCTTATCTTTTTATCCAGTGCTAGACCTGAATTTAATGCAAGTATGTCATTTGTGTATCATGCAAATAAttatgtagaaaaacatttgGTATAAAGTATATAATGAATCCTTGTAAGATGTGCTTTTAATCATTGTCATATCTTCATCACTGAGGGATTTAAAGTTATATGTTGTGATATTGGGGGTGGTAGCTATGTTGATAGCATTAATTATGCCAAAAAAGTGTCTTGATATGCATTGTCAGTGCACCTGTGCAGACAAAACTTTTTGCTCCAGGATACATATATCATACGGATTGTCACACCCACATTTCTTGCTGTTAAAGTTTCTAGTATGTGGCTTTTATTACCACGATTGCCCAAATAATTTTTAGGCAATATTTGTCCACTCACAGTGTGTCTTAAAAAAGTGCTAATTACCTTTTCAGTAGTACTAATTAATtgttatttatacattttcatAAGAGTGTTTCTTACATTTGTTCACTCTGAAGGTAACTGGCGTGACAGAACGCCACAGAAAGTAATGTTTGTGGAAGACCTTACAGACATAATGCTGGAGAACTTTCCTGATTTTTGGAAACTGGGTCAGGCCTATTTTTCAGGAGAATTTAACCGCACAAGGGAGGTAAGAAATGatatgtgggtgggtgggtgcataATAGCAGTGGGAACAGATAATGACTATTTCTCTTAATATAAACAGGACAATTTACCTCTACATGTCCATGAAAGGAAATATAGCATGCTAGAAGCATGTTCTAAGGTTTTAATGTTACTTTGTATAGTTTTGATAACTTGTATCAGGAATCTAACATTGAATTATGCATTTGACTTTCAGGTGTCTGAGAAGGGATTTAAATCTGACACCAGCAAACATGGAAAATTAAAGGTAAGATAAagatgcatttttattttaaacatgaagTGTATTTATCAACCTAAAGTTTTAGAAGTTCTGAAGAAGATAATTGAAAGCACATTAGTTGTGCAAACTAATCCAAACATCAATGTTGAAAATGCAGATCTACTTTTCAGATTGAAAGACACCCCCAAGCTCAAGAACTGAAGACCTtgaatttctttctgtttctaaCAGCAAATGATTGCAGAGCTGGTTGGGTTGTTTGCAAACTTTGTGCGTGCAGCCTTCCTTCCAGAATCACTTGAAAACCTCCCTGACAGTGAACGGCTAAAGTTTGGTGTGTGGCCAGCGGCCAGCAAGTCAGTTGTGCAAGGAACCTGGCTTCCACACTGTGTACGAACCATTCGGTAAGTCAGCTGGCAATATTTGTACATCATATCTTTGTcagtttgtatattttgttatgtGAGACTCAAACTAAGAGAATAAATGCaaagattaaaaatgttaaaatgcatGATCTTTCTTCTGGTCAGAACTTAAGCAATGAGGTGGAATGTAAGCATGTGTCTATTTACCCCAACCCcccaaatcaaaaaaaaaatcccaaaaaaACTCAACTCACCTCATCATATGTAACTATGAAATGCTGAAGATATTTAAGACTGGCAAGATTATCTTCTTTTCAGATCATGCGTTTCAACACTAGCCAGCCTTGACCTTACTGCTGAGTCCTTGAACATTTTGCAAGACTTGGCTTTTGACCTTCGCACCAACTGCATGTTCACATTACTGAAACAAGCCATTGCAGGTACCagcattctatatttatttatatgcttAAATTGCACAGTTTTATTTGGAAAGGCATGAAACATGCCATATCTAGATGTTTACAAtgcttttacagttttattttgtgaagacTTCAAAAATCATAAATTCTGTGTAAAAGTGGTTGCTGGTCGTGTTTGCATAGTCTGTAAAAAAGCAGAGTTCAAGTCTTATATGTGAATGTGAGCAAGCATTAGTAGAGGAGAAAGAGTGTGGGGCAAAGGGAGGGGGCCACATTAGTTTTGAAAAAACTTGACTCCAGTGATAGTACATACATgcaaatgtgtgtttgtatgtatataccacttctttattttgaaaagacaactttgaattttaaaaatgtaattctaGACATTGCATAAATTACTATTTACACAACTCACAAAAAAGCGACAAAAAAGTGTACATGGCATTTTTACAGATGTAAAGGGATTGTATAACAAGCAGACATGGTCAGTAGAGACAGATGATGAGTGTGGGGGAACAACACAGCTGGTGAGTGGCACTAGAATTTTATCAGAATAATCAGACAGTTTTTCATCTTATACTGTGCATATTTATCTTTGCTTTAAACAAATCAACCAAATCTGCTTTCATAATTTCAAAGGCCTACATATTATAAAATGCTTGCAGTATGTCATCTCACTTCCCTCAACCCCTCCCcctagaaaaaaacaaaagggagTTTATTTCTGTAGACCCTGTTGTAGGTTTTTGAATATACATGTTGTGCTCATGACAGAGGGTGCTTGATGTCAgccagaaaattgttttttaattgcagcCAGCCttgtttgaaaatattgtaagtGAGACGGTGCAACATCTGCATGAAGTTGTTGTCCTCAATAAACCTGGCGAACCAGAGGTTtgtgtcagaaaatgtttgttttaattttttggggggtagggGGGCAGGCACTTCCcctatatgtatgtgtgtgcagtgtgtgtgtaagagagagagagtgtgtatttgtcttttacatgattttgcattttctgtttaagaTCCTCATGGTCAAGACAAAGTATTTTACTTTCCCTAGACAGTATTGAATGGATTGAAAACTATGAGTGATCTTCAGACAGTATAGAAAAATTAATAGTATCAATTTATAGTTAATAGTATCAGTAGTCATTTATTACCTCTATGAAGCATGCTACAGCatcttttctgtttgaaaatgtcatatttttacattaattatGTAACTGTAAATACCTGTTCTACTAATGATGAAACATGGCTGCCAAATTATTCTCTGTTTCCAGATTTCAGCCAGCGCCCAATTCAGAAGGAGGCTACCTTGCTGTGCACCTCACTGTTACAGGCCTTTTCCTCTTGTCTGGAACAGCTTGCTTTCAGTCCTCCCTCAAGCAAGCATGCAGAAAGTAACAAGTGAGCAATGTCCCAACCTGAAGAATTCAAAATGGCTTTAGTGCAAACCTGGACCATCAAGGCTTGAACACCATTAATGCTTCAAGTATTGTTGTATATCCTCAAGCTTGAATTGGTCCTTTTATTCTaacagaaaacagtttcttaCAAAATTTCAGCGTCCTTTGCCATCTTTCTTATGCTGACATATACTTACAAAATATTGCAGCAAATTGGCATAAATTGATTTGTTGAGGTCATTCTGGTCAAGGCATTTTTGGCCCAGAGAATAGGAAACTCTTTGGCCATCAAGTAATGATGGATACCTGATATACAGCAATGGCTAATATGCCTGTCACCACAACGTTGAGAATTTGGGTGTTGTGGGCTTGTACCCTGGTTCCAACATACCTttttctggatgtgacacctgttcacaggcCTCACCATCCATGGATATCTTTGGGTCtgattttttctgtgtgtgtttgagtgtgtgggTGGCTGCATGCCTGCTTGTTCATGAAAGTATATTTGGTGCCAACTATAAcgctgtgtctgtgtgtacatatgtgcaTTTGCATCGAGTCCAGCTAGTGCAAGGGAAAGATGCTACATAagcactttattattattatcatgatgATGTAAAGTAACAGTTTTATGGGGAGAACAGGGTGGGCCTTATCAACTGGCGCCACATGGGAAAGGTTGGGACTAGACCTTGGGAAAAGGAGGGGGGATGGCTCTGGAACATtcgatgggggagggggggtgGCAGAATAAGTAGTGGAGCTTTACAGTTGAGGgaggctttttgattttggaagtgagaatgGAGAGACAGCAGGCCAGCCACCGAGTGCGGCAATTtcaatctttgttgtgttcttgaaTGACTAGCCTTCCCCtatgtagccatcagggactgacgtgttggttacatttaTAATATTGTAATGTACCTCTATATTCTGGTACCTCTAAATCTGGTGGTCTATAATTATTCAGTGGGTTGGTAAATTGTGTTATGTTTATTGCCTTTATCATTGGCAACTTTCCTGGATCATTTcccttgttttcattttcagtggCCATGCATCCAAGCAGATAGCTGAGCGTCAGATGGAAATGGAAGATGACGAGGATAATCTTCCCTCGCTAGTGAGCATCTTTCCCCATgttacacaaaacacacaaaaaccttttcatttcctctgttGTTGCATCATTAATGCATTATCATGCATAGATGGAGGTAATACGATGTTGTCGTTCAAAGCCGTATATTTGACATCAGTATTTTGATTATCTGGACCCTGCTCTTTGACATACAGAAttaaatttttctctctttaacagGACAAGCGCCTTATTATTATGCTCAGTGACTGCAACCATGCTCAAGAAGTGGTCATTCCCCGCATCATAGATAATCTCAACCGCCATGGTTATGTAGAGATGAATAAAGCTGCAAAGGTAactgtttttcttaattttattttttacgaGGTAAGCTGGGCTTACACTTGTTACGTTACACAGCGTTTAGAAATTGTGAGATTAATTCCTTAACAGCTGTTAAGATTGGCACTTAGCACCAGAGTTAGCACTAGGAGGATTTGGGGCTTTAGGCAAATAGAATTGCAGGGCCTTTTGAAGCCAGCACAACATATGTGTTAGGGCAATAAAAAATTACAGACTGCCTCATCCTGACGGTGCACTTGTTAGCACAGGGCACCCATCATGTGTGGGCTATGGGCGGTTGCTGTTGCTCACACACCCCATAGCGAAAACTCTGCTTAACACACTGGACATGGACTGTTTACTGCATGATTATGACCACTATTGCAGAGACCAAAGTCTGcatgataattataatttatagcTAGTGTGAGAAAATTTTGAGCTTGAAATGGCTCTGACAAAGTTGGCAACCATCTGAAGCAGAGAATTAAAACAAGCTTCATAAAGTATTTTAGAGACAGATTGgagaattttgtaaataaatttaaaagtatCTTAATACTTTTGTATATCACCCAATAATATAATGCATTAATATATTAAGAAACTTTAGCTTTCTTTTCCATGTAATATGGTAACAGGCTGCACAAAACACATATGCTGAACTGGATAAGAAACTCTTTGAAAGTTATGTGGAGCAAAAGTCAGATCCTATCATTGGTGCAATGGAACCCAGCATGTACAGGGGACGATTCAGCTGGAAAACTTGCCCTCCACCAACAGgtgcatatgtttgtgtatgtttccATGTGTTAGGGTTTGGTGCTtatgtgtgaataaaaatgtgtattcCTGCATTCATGTACTTCATGGAAAATGGGGATGTTTATGGCTGGAGGTTAGGGTTGGAATTAGTGTTATTTGAAATGTTAAGGTTTGGTTTATTGTGAGAATTAAGGTTTCAAAAGTACCATGTGTTGGATCAGGGTTCACCAGTAACAAGCAGTGATATTTGCTAaattttggtttttggtttttttcttgacaaaaaaagattctttttttcttttttggtggAATTTTGTTAGAATTGGGGATACACTTTAATTGGGGACTGTACCCAGGTGCTAGGCACATACAAAATGCCGATTTTCTAAAACGTTTCACTTTCGGAAACTGGGGACCTTTCCATGTTTGCATAGGTACTTCACAAGTGTGTTATTGGTTTTCAGGCAATACGTGTGTTACATATGTACAAAATGGATGTTGCAGGTGTTAGAAATTACTTGAAGGAGAACTTGATGAGCATGATTGAGGTTCATGCTGAGGTGGGTTAACAATTTCTAGATCCTTGTCCACCAAAAATGACTGAATATATTCTCATGCCTGTCAGCTTatcttttcaacatttttttctcttgagcTGTATATCAATTCCTACTTTGAATTTGTCATAAGTGTGAGTGGGCATAGACATAATGACCTTGTAAAAATCTAGTTTTCAGTTTGGTTGCTATAAGTTTGATTAGCTTAGATGCTACGCAaatctttcatcattttcaga comes from the Pomacea canaliculata isolate SZHN2017 linkage group LG12, ASM307304v1, whole genome shotgun sequence genome and includes:
- the LOC112576450 gene encoding exocyst complex component 2-like — translated: MAPKNPPLVTGVSPKEGPPGTRITIRGENLGLDARDLVGLKICGIDCTLLAEWKSPSKIVARTGAGKGKGDIIVVTKSGGKGSCTVGFRGYFLQIGPLQESAVWIDESQTVRANLDHGRTATAAPLKEEEDPLGISDEGDKVKMTEEELLELFPEASGNMSLENFSPGWYLLENHQNASFEDLKAGLTYMKRKAAQRSEGPITVVRSNLTAILDCLDSLTETYKKFGADDIRVNSMDSYAVLLMQAKSCADGLFQEVLGRKDKADSTRNALNVLTKFRFLFHLPLNMERNIQKGDYNMVINDFEKAKSLFVETDVKVFKKVYKEVERRINNFRDMLHKRLLDTNNTLDEQKKLIGYLTSLECQGDPAWECLESQQNHIIELLEDCRDDHVEAEKSAIQTDAISAKNSSQSNTLRRKPVSTSPGLIFLSSARPEFNASNWRDRTPQKVMFVEDLTDIMLENFPDFWKLGQAYFSGEFNRTREVSEKGFKSDTSKHGKLKQMIAELVGLFANFVRAAFLPESLENLPDSERLKFGVWPAASKSVVQGTWLPHCVRTIRSCVSTLASLDLTAESLNILQDLAFDLRTNCMFTLLKQAIADVKGLYNKQTWSVETDDECGGTTQLPALFENIVSETVQHLHEVVVLNKPGEPEVYFSQRPIQKEATLLCTSLLQAFSSCLEQLAFSPPSSKHAESNNGHASKQIAERQMEMEDDEDNLPSLDKRLIIMLSDCNHAQEVVIPRIIDNLNRHGYVEMNKAAKAAQNTYAELDKKLFESYVEQKSDPIIGAMEPSMYRGRFSWKTCPPPTGVRNYLKENLMSMIEVHAEVFSISPMFVSRVMSKVTEAVVEEVTRLIHCVDSFGAHGAVQACLDLRALQETVAVYASARTDSSFKEAFQRIPSLSNEGNQLLENLLTEFKSGMKFQLMCFRNIGVDNRTSKRDHSSC